In Paenibacillus phoenicis, one genomic interval encodes:
- a CDS encoding GxGYxYP domain-containing protein, with protein MMLRKWITLGLALVCTLTMPLGASADSSISAELNKKSGIVWPKNQELPTFAKAKRLDVAQVYDKPGDIELLLTTLQGIVNRKEPRIYVQQNEKDPWLNDIKVPYRIHENPLDIVKAYAREVKGVIVYDPAVPDSINVATTLAGLKDAVVASPELAQELTAAPYRLRVVEDLQGKFKDRMEAYTWQYEHLWSQTTKRMLVGLSPNTSIPLPPDNFASFKTILTEPEQIRDASNRRTYELDLTEFLGGEAVYLRFQDAYTQDGWGPAVHEISVSADGEEIVHFETGTPEEEPFLYDRHGSKFLPGADHRFADNGNYFVYEFIPPAGTQHLTVSVEMWNQFKVSASKVKPLSSETKEPFGYLRDYAVANKAMVFWLSSGVPEQRALFERILADVEPGTPYLGWFDNDVEGEIAGVDLTSSYGVYVLPSDWFHNMTVMAGTKAKPAKPNKPVTPKLNNKIYVTFTFGEGDNLQYDQNHMRNLWDDPARGQVPMNWSASPLLVDAAPAILDYYQSTATKNDLLVAGPSGAGYFSPQVWPEESFAQFMKDSYPYLKKSGMSYPFVINRQDARDVPLTGSKAEAYVKYLKVPGLFLGGGSQNYVEIVNGNLPVSYFKGTTTVRDGINILNDAKASWDGNSPMFVSVGVNAWSMRPSDVVAITQALGPEFEVVLADTYFALIREAYSLPKKP; from the coding sequence ATGATGTTGCGCAAATGGATCACGCTCGGTTTAGCACTAGTATGTACGTTAACCATGCCGTTAGGAGCCTCCGCAGACAGCTCGATTTCAGCGGAACTAAACAAGAAGAGCGGCATCGTTTGGCCGAAGAATCAGGAGCTCCCTACCTTCGCCAAAGCCAAGCGCTTGGATGTGGCTCAAGTGTACGACAAGCCAGGGGACATCGAGCTTCTGCTGACAACACTTCAAGGGATCGTCAACCGCAAGGAACCCCGAATTTACGTGCAGCAAAATGAGAAAGATCCTTGGTTAAACGATATTAAGGTGCCTTATCGGATTCACGAAAATCCACTGGACATCGTCAAGGCGTATGCCCGGGAGGTCAAAGGCGTAATCGTCTATGATCCGGCCGTGCCTGATTCGATTAATGTGGCGACGACGCTTGCCGGTTTGAAGGACGCTGTCGTAGCAAGCCCCGAACTGGCCCAAGAACTAACTGCGGCGCCTTATCGCTTGCGTGTCGTTGAGGACCTGCAAGGGAAGTTCAAAGATCGGATGGAGGCTTACACTTGGCAATACGAGCATTTATGGAGTCAAACGACAAAACGGATGCTGGTCGGTCTCAGTCCGAATACGTCCATCCCGCTCCCTCCGGATAATTTCGCATCATTCAAGACAATTCTTACGGAACCGGAGCAAATCCGTGATGCCAGCAACCGGAGAACGTATGAACTGGATTTGACCGAGTTCCTAGGCGGAGAGGCTGTCTACCTGCGGTTCCAGGATGCTTACACCCAGGACGGCTGGGGTCCTGCCGTTCATGAGATCAGCGTATCGGCAGACGGTGAGGAGATTGTTCATTTTGAGACCGGCACGCCGGAAGAAGAACCGTTTTTGTATGACCGGCACGGCTCCAAGTTTTTGCCGGGTGCGGACCACCGGTTTGCCGATAACGGCAACTATTTCGTCTACGAATTTATTCCACCGGCGGGAACCCAGCATTTAACCGTTAGCGTCGAAATGTGGAATCAATTTAAAGTTTCCGCCAGCAAAGTGAAGCCGCTCTCCTCTGAAACGAAGGAGCCGTTCGGCTACCTCCGCGATTACGCGGTAGCCAACAAAGCGATGGTGTTCTGGCTTTCCAGCGGAGTACCTGAACAAAGGGCGTTGTTCGAACGGATTTTAGCGGATGTAGAACCAGGAACACCGTATTTGGGTTGGTTTGATAATGATGTGGAAGGCGAAATCGCTGGGGTTGACCTGACCTCTAGTTATGGTGTTTACGTCCTGCCTTCCGACTGGTTCCATAATATGACGGTCATGGCGGGGACGAAAGCGAAGCCGGCCAAGCCGAACAAGCCGGTAACTCCGAAGTTGAACAACAAGATCTACGTGACCTTCACGTTTGGTGAGGGCGATAACCTGCAGTACGATCAAAATCATATGCGCAATCTTTGGGATGATCCTGCCCGCGGCCAAGTACCCATGAACTGGTCGGCTAGCCCGCTCCTCGTTGATGCGGCCCCTGCGATCTTAGACTATTACCAGTCCACCGCTACGAAAAATGACCTGCTGGTAGCCGGACCTTCAGGAGCCGGGTATTTCAGTCCGCAGGTTTGGCCGGAGGAGAGCTTTGCCCAATTCATGAAGGATTCCTACCCGTATTTGAAGAAATCCGGCATGTCGTATCCTTTTGTAATCAACCGTCAAGACGCCCGTGACGTTCCTCTCACCGGTTCCAAAGCAGAAGCCTATGTGAAATACTTGAAAGTACCAGGCCTGTTCCTTGGTGGCGGGAGCCAAAATTACGTAGAAATCGTCAACGGCAATTTACCCGTTTCTTATTTCAAAGGCACGACCACGGTCAGAGATGGTATCAACATTTTGAATGATGCGAAGGCTTCTTGGGACGGGAACTCGCCGATGTTTGTTTCCGTAGGGGTCAACGCTTGGAGCATGAGACCATCGGACGTTGTCGCGATCACACAAGCGCTGGGACCGGAATTTGAAGTTGTGTTAGCCGATACCTATTTTGCGCTGATTCGGGAAGCTTACAGCCTTCCAAAGAAACCTTAA